A window of Dickeya zeae NCPPB 2538 contains these coding sequences:
- a CDS encoding non-ribosomal peptide synthetase, which produces MVITQENMLLSRKETAVAYWQHHLTGAQRTANANFVNTTESGETAASTTQENRVLVSHVGRALNSELLALVQRESTSWEVLLTAAWALLLSKYSGEDEVLFGKRFAAGEAGDACALPLRLTLDGGRTLHQWFRDIAAVFEQHRQYAGLLPDALSQGVSGFSNQPLFESLLSVRDDQHPEPENLDESVPLHLVAHTGDNLLLALHYRAGDISDADAHNILERLQQLLVSVGQGADRTVGAQSLLNSAEVERVVHEWNATQLDVALDRSLYALFAEQVAARNEATALVADDERLSYRQLAERAGLIAAGLRRVGVKKGDRIVLSMDKTPNLIAAMLGIIRLGAAYVPVALDAPSERRAFIINDANVRWTLTSRANQSDFSDDESSTLLFVEDYLHQQPQGDLRDDSAFDAIDSHTIAYVIYTSGTTGTPKGVEIAHRSLINFCAWCEHIGIFSVGQPITQFAPYTFDASAGEIFGTLTRGCELHLLSNALIQNPPALMSYMTANDIRFSAFPPPYLTHLDPALVPQGMTILTAGSAPTLGLIERWSERCRYINGYGPTETTIMSSAWMRGFEKSQDTRLSIGRPIANTRMYVVDNFGQLCAPGMAGEIWIGGEGVAVGYMNRPELTAQQFIDDPWVAGGRVYRTGDIGRWFDDGRIEFLGRRDHQIKLSGYRIELGEIESRITALEHIKDATVIGITPDGGEARLVAYVVPEAGYHSDGAITQWRDVLATQLPGYMIPSAFVVMASLPLTANGKIDRKALPLPDDNAYVQRDFEAPHAGIETVLAQLWQTILGVHQVGRQDNFFELGGHSLMAMQLQAMLREQQYYTDVPTVFAHPVLADLAQQVRDEDDASQTWVIPENQVTPDTTALHPALFPLVSLSQQQIDQIVARIPGGVANIQDIYALAPLQEGILFHHLFDEAGDPYLQCGHLSFAHREMLDRYLDAIQCVIDRHDVLRTAFIWQGVETPVQVVLRHARLHVTTLNLDAQQGPVVDQLSVVDQLKAQFDPQTHRIDLTQPPLLRMAVAYDDQQARWEALMYIHHLVDDIPSLQILLSDIQTFLTGKGESLPAPVPFRHHVARLQHGRDTQQELAFFRDMLSDITEPSAPFNLRNGHLNGQRIHETRRPLAGALGERLRTQARRLGVSVSSLCHVSWAQVLSAACGNDTVVFGTVLSGRMHGENSDKIMGPCINTLPLRIDVGDVSVVDAVRQTHQRLTALIKHEHTTLSLAQQGSGIVAPTPMFSTVFNYRRNRPTDVDVLGGIEFDGVAWHGFNERTNYPISVSVDDADTGFDIGIQVVESLSGERIWGYFQQSMLSLVTALEAASTASSASAPLYELTVLPPEEHQHLLKTVNNTALAFPATTMIHQLFEQQVAQQPQALALQMGNVRLSYAELNQRANRLAHYLIAQGVVPDTRVALCTERSETMLIALLAILKAGGAYVPLDPEYPATRLAYILDDASPKVLVVDSRGREVFGEQTGHDVTVVDLERDSARWDELPGGNPEVATQHSRHLAYVIYTSGSTGKPKGVMVEHRQVVNFLTGMQQLFQLGTRDCLLSVTSISFDIAGLELYLPLMTGASIVLASRTQAMDPHALLALLQTLDITIMQATPTTWRLLVDADATPHKQLKILCGGEALPSDLATRLHAFGESLWNLYGPTETTVWSTCNRVNAGDVTQYNQSIGRPIANTQVYLLDKHGKPVPMGAIGELYIGGDGVARGYHQRPELTAERFIPDPFSTDSAARLYRTGDFAQLMDDGRLVFLGRTDHQLKLRGHRIELGEIEARLLSHPSVREAVVVAREDMSGATRLVAYVVPGRGEKSEQEPSSRSESLDFSLFLFGAHTDALQGYHYCTEVTEFGDTHGFTAVWTPERHFHGVGGLFANPALLSASLAARTRHIQLRAGSVVMPLHDALGVAEDWSIVDNLSNGRIGIGIASGWNQRDFVLAPDHYDDRRAVMQHRIEELRTLWQGGSVSRRDHHGNHIDVQIYPAPVQKELPIWITAAGAPETFEYAGRSGAHLLTHLLTQNIEGLAQHIAIYREAREKAGFDPRTGIVTVMIHTYLGENLDEVLTQAKGPFLGYLEGHLSLLSGWLKEQNINLDTLPSEDKHRILEFAFRRYTRELSFIGTPESALSVAENLQEAGVDEVSCLIDWIVPENTLAALEHVATLKNMVQSHFSRQALRKHLQDALPDYMVPAAFVTLKALPLTPNGKIDRNALVAPDEMSFARRAYVPPQGEMEITMAAIWEELLGVERVGRQDHFFELGGYSLLAVRLIEQLRRRGLSIEIRTLFDTPVLADIAARTIELAETRL; this is translated from the coding sequence ATGGTTATCACGCAGGAAAATATGCTCTTGTCGCGTAAGGAAACAGCTGTGGCGTATTGGCAGCATCATCTTACCGGCGCGCAAAGGACGGCGAATGCCAACTTTGTTAATACCACTGAGAGTGGGGAGACGGCCGCCTCCACTACGCAGGAAAATCGTGTGCTCGTTTCCCACGTTGGGCGGGCGCTGAATTCAGAATTACTGGCGCTGGTGCAGCGTGAGTCCACCTCCTGGGAGGTGTTGCTGACCGCTGCCTGGGCGCTGTTGTTGAGTAAATACAGCGGTGAGGATGAGGTGCTGTTCGGCAAGCGCTTCGCCGCCGGTGAGGCCGGGGACGCGTGTGCGTTGCCGTTGCGGCTAACGCTCGATGGCGGGCGCACGTTGCATCAGTGGTTTCGTGATATCGCCGCCGTGTTTGAGCAGCATCGGCAATATGCCGGGTTGCTGCCAGACGCCTTATCGCAAGGTGTGAGTGGTTTCTCAAACCAGCCACTGTTTGAATCACTGCTCAGTGTGCGTGACGATCAACACCCGGAACCGGAAAATCTGGACGAGTCTGTGCCGCTGCATCTTGTCGCGCACACCGGGGATAACCTGTTGCTGGCACTGCATTACCGCGCAGGTGATATCAGCGATGCGGATGCGCATAACATTCTCGAACGCCTGCAACAACTGTTGGTGAGTGTTGGTCAGGGCGCTGATCGCACGGTGGGGGCGCAGTCGCTGCTCAACAGCGCTGAAGTTGAACGTGTGGTCCACGAATGGAATGCCACGCAACTGGATGTGGCGCTGGATCGCTCGCTGTACGCCTTGTTTGCTGAACAGGTGGCGGCCAGAAACGAGGCCACCGCACTGGTGGCTGATGATGAACGCTTAAGTTATCGGCAACTTGCCGAGCGCGCCGGGCTTATCGCCGCAGGGCTGCGTCGTGTCGGTGTGAAGAAAGGCGATCGCATCGTACTGAGTATGGACAAAACGCCGAACCTGATCGCTGCCATGTTAGGCATCATCAGGCTGGGTGCGGCTTATGTGCCTGTCGCTCTGGATGCGCCGAGCGAGCGTCGCGCGTTTATTATTAACGACGCCAACGTGCGCTGGACGCTGACCAGCCGGGCCAATCAGTCAGATTTTAGTGACGATGAAAGCAGTACGCTGCTTTTTGTCGAGGATTATCTCCATCAGCAACCGCAGGGTGACCTGCGTGACGATAGCGCGTTTGACGCTATCGACTCACACACGATTGCCTACGTTATCTATACCTCCGGTACGACCGGCACGCCAAAAGGTGTGGAGATCGCCCATCGCAGCCTGATTAACTTCTGTGCCTGGTGTGAACACATCGGTATTTTCAGCGTCGGGCAGCCGATTACCCAGTTCGCGCCTTATACCTTTGATGCCTCGGCGGGGGAAATTTTCGGTACGTTGACCCGCGGGTGTGAATTACATCTGCTGTCGAACGCGTTGATTCAGAACCCACCGGCGCTGATGAGCTACATGACGGCAAACGACATCCGTTTCTCGGCATTCCCGCCGCCCTACCTCACGCACCTCGATCCGGCTTTAGTGCCGCAAGGCATGACCATTTTGACCGCCGGTTCAGCGCCGACACTGGGGCTGATTGAACGCTGGAGTGAACGCTGTCGTTACATCAATGGCTACGGTCCGACAGAAACCACCATTATGTCGTCGGCGTGGATGCGTGGCTTTGAGAAAAGCCAGGATACGCGCCTGAGCATCGGACGGCCGATTGCCAACACCCGGATGTACGTGGTCGATAATTTTGGGCAGCTGTGCGCGCCGGGGATGGCGGGCGAAATCTGGATCGGCGGTGAGGGTGTTGCGGTCGGGTACATGAACCGTCCTGAGCTGACGGCGCAGCAGTTTATCGACGACCCCTGGGTTGCCGGAGGTCGCGTCTACCGCACCGGTGATATCGGTCGCTGGTTTGACGATGGGCGTATCGAGTTCCTCGGTCGGCGCGATCACCAAATCAAATTGAGCGGATACCGCATCGAGCTTGGGGAGATTGAGTCACGTATTACCGCACTGGAGCATATCAAAGACGCGACGGTTATCGGTATCACACCGGATGGCGGCGAGGCGCGTTTGGTGGCCTATGTGGTACCCGAGGCCGGTTACCACAGCGACGGTGCGATTACGCAATGGCGCGACGTTTTAGCCACGCAACTGCCCGGTTACATGATCCCGTCGGCGTTTGTAGTGATGGCATCACTGCCGCTGACTGCCAATGGCAAGATTGACCGCAAAGCCTTGCCGTTACCGGACGACAACGCCTACGTGCAGCGTGACTTTGAAGCGCCCCATGCCGGTATCGAAACCGTGCTGGCGCAGTTATGGCAGACCATACTGGGCGTGCATCAGGTTGGGCGGCAGGACAACTTCTTCGAACTGGGTGGCCATTCGTTGATGGCGATGCAGTTGCAGGCGATGCTGCGTGAGCAGCAGTACTACACCGATGTGCCGACTGTCTTCGCCCACCCGGTGCTGGCTGACCTGGCGCAACAGGTTCGCGATGAAGACGACGCCTCGCAGACATGGGTGATACCAGAAAATCAGGTGACGCCGGACACCACCGCGCTGCACCCGGCGCTTTTCCCGCTGGTGTCGCTGTCGCAACAGCAGATAGACCAGATTGTGGCGCGGATACCGGGTGGTGTGGCCAATATTCAGGATATCTATGCGCTGGCACCGCTACAGGAAGGCATCCTCTTTCACCATCTGTTTGATGAAGCCGGAGACCCCTACCTACAGTGCGGTCACCTGTCGTTTGCACACCGCGAGATGCTGGACCGCTACCTTGATGCTATTCAGTGCGTCATTGACCGCCATGATGTGTTGCGTACCGCTTTTATCTGGCAAGGCGTGGAAACGCCGGTACAGGTTGTGCTGCGTCATGCACGCTTGCACGTCACCACGCTCAATCTGGATGCGCAGCAAGGCCCGGTGGTCGATCAACTGTCTGTAGTCGATCAACTGAAAGCGCAGTTCGATCCTCAAACCCATCGCATTGATCTGACGCAGCCGCCGCTGCTTCGCATGGCGGTGGCTTACGACGACCAGCAGGCCCGCTGGGAAGCGCTGATGTATATTCATCATTTGGTGGATGACATCCCGTCGTTGCAGATTTTGCTCTCTGACATTCAAACGTTCCTGACTGGCAAGGGCGAGAGCTTGCCCGCGCCGGTACCTTTCCGTCATCACGTGGCGCGTTTGCAACACGGTCGTGATACGCAACAAGAACTGGCCTTTTTCCGTGACATGCTGTCGGACATCACCGAGCCGTCGGCCCCGTTTAATCTGCGTAATGGCCACCTCAACGGTCAGCGTATCCATGAGACCCGGCGTCCGCTGGCGGGCGCGCTGGGTGAACGGTTGCGGACACAGGCACGCCGTCTTGGCGTCAGCGTCAGTAGCCTGTGTCATGTGAGCTGGGCGCAGGTACTGAGCGCCGCCTGTGGCAACGATACTGTGGTGTTCGGCACCGTGCTGTCAGGACGTATGCACGGTGAAAACAGCGATAAAATCATGGGCCCGTGCATTAATACCTTGCCGCTGCGTATTGATGTCGGTGACGTTTCGGTCGTCGATGCGGTGCGCCAGACCCATCAGCGCCTGACTGCGCTGATAAAGCATGAGCACACCACCTTGTCGCTGGCGCAACAAGGCAGCGGGATTGTGGCACCGACGCCGATGTTCAGTACCGTCTTCAATTACCGCCGTAACCGCCCGACCGATGTGGACGTGTTAGGCGGGATCGAGTTTGACGGTGTGGCATGGCACGGTTTTAACGAGCGTACCAACTATCCTATTTCCGTTTCGGTGGATGATGCTGACACTGGCTTTGATATTGGTATTCAGGTGGTGGAATCGCTGTCGGGCGAGCGTATCTGGGGCTACTTCCAGCAGAGCATGCTGAGCCTGGTGACCGCGCTGGAAGCTGCCAGTACCGCGTCTTCTGCCTCCGCTCCGTTGTATGAACTGACGGTGTTGCCGCCTGAAGAACACCAGCACCTGCTGAAAACCGTGAACAATACGGCGCTGGCCTTCCCGGCGACCACGATGATTCACCAATTGTTTGAGCAGCAGGTCGCGCAACAACCGCAGGCGCTGGCGCTGCAAATGGGCAACGTGCGTCTGAGCTATGCCGAATTGAATCAGCGTGCTAACCGTCTGGCTCACTATCTGATAGCGCAGGGTGTCGTGCCGGATACACGTGTCGCGTTATGTACCGAACGCTCGGAAACCATGCTCATCGCTTTACTGGCGATCCTCAAGGCGGGTGGCGCATACGTGCCGCTTGACCCGGAATACCCGGCGACACGACTGGCGTATATTCTCGACGATGCCTCACCGAAGGTACTGGTGGTCGACAGCCGTGGACGCGAAGTCTTTGGTGAGCAGACAGGGCATGATGTCACCGTGGTGGATCTGGAACGTGACAGCGCGCGCTGGGACGAACTGCCAGGTGGCAATCCGGAGGTAGCAACGCAACATAGCCGACATTTGGCGTATGTAATTTACACATCAGGGTCTACCGGCAAGCCGAAAGGGGTGATGGTTGAACACCGTCAGGTGGTCAACTTCCTCACCGGGATGCAGCAACTATTCCAACTGGGCACCCGCGACTGCCTGCTCTCCGTGACCAGTATTTCGTTTGATATCGCCGGGCTTGAGCTCTATTTGCCGCTGATGACCGGGGCATCGATTGTGCTGGCAAGCCGCACACAGGCGATGGATCCCCACGCGCTGCTGGCGCTGCTGCAAACCCTCGATATCACCATTATGCAGGCAACCCCCACCACCTGGCGCTTGCTGGTGGATGCCGACGCGACACCGCATAAGCAATTGAAGATTCTGTGCGGCGGTGAGGCGTTACCCAGCGATCTGGCTACGCGCCTGCATGCCTTCGGGGAATCCCTGTGGAACCTCTACGGGCCGACGGAAACCACGGTGTGGTCAACCTGTAATCGCGTGAATGCCGGGGATGTGACGCAATACAACCAGTCGATTGGTCGCCCGATTGCCAACACCCAGGTCTATCTGCTGGACAAGCATGGCAAACCGGTGCCGATGGGGGCTATCGGCGAGCTGTATATCGGTGGGGATGGGGTGGCCCGTGGTTACCATCAGCGTCCGGAACTGACCGCTGAACGCTTTATTCCCGATCCGTTCTCAACCGATTCGGCGGCACGCCTTTACCGGACCGGTGATTTCGCGCAACTGATGGACGATGGGCGGCTGGTGTTCCTCGGCCGTACCGATCACCAGTTGAAATTACGTGGGCACCGGATAGAGCTGGGGGAAATCGAAGCCCGGTTGTTGAGTCATCCGTCAGTGCGTGAAGCGGTGGTGGTCGCCAGAGAAGATATGTCCGGGGCGACCCGACTGGTGGCCTACGTGGTGCCCGGCCGTGGCGAAAAAAGCGAACAGGAACCCTCTTCCCGTTCTGAAAGCCTGGATTTCAGCCTGTTTTTATTCGGTGCACATACCGACGCCCTGCAGGGGTATCACTATTGCACCGAGGTGACGGAGTTTGGCGATACGCACGGCTTTACCGCCGTCTGGACGCCGGAGCGTCACTTCCACGGTGTGGGTGGGTTGTTCGCGAATCCGGCGTTGTTAAGCGCGTCGCTGGCGGCCAGAACACGTCATATCCAACTGCGTGCGGGCAGTGTGGTCATGCCGCTGCACGATGCGCTCGGCGTGGCGGAAGACTGGTCGATAGTCGACAACCTGTCGAACGGCCGTATCGGTATCGGCATCGCGTCCGGCTGGAATCAGCGAGATTTTGTGCTGGCTCCAGATCATTACGACGACCGCCGCGCGGTGATGCAACACCGTATTGAGGAACTGAGAACGCTGTGGCAGGGCGGCAGTGTTTCTCGCCGGGATCATCACGGCAATCACATCGACGTCCAAATTTACCCGGCACCGGTGCAAAAAGAATTGCCGATTTGGATAACGGCGGCGGGTGCGCCAGAGACCTTTGAGTATGCCGGGCGTAGTGGTGCGCATTTGCTGACCCACTTGCTCACGCAGAACATCGAAGGTCTGGCCCAGCATATCGCGATATACCGTGAGGCGCGTGAAAAAGCAGGCTTTGATCCTCGCACCGGCATCGTGACGGTGATGATCCACACCTATCTGGGAGAGAACCTGGACGAAGTACTGACACAGGCGAAAGGACCGTTCCTGGGTTATCTGGAAGGTCACCTCAGCTTGCTGTCTGGGTGGCTTAAAGAACAGAACATCAATCTCGACACGCTGCCCAGTGAAGACAAACACCGCATCCTGGAGTTCGCGTTCAGGCGTTATACCCGTGAACTGTCGTTTATCGGTACGCCGGAGTCCGCGCTGTCTGTGGCGGAGAATCTGCAGGAAGCCGGGGTCGATGAGGTGTCGTGTCTGATCGACTGGATTGTGCCGGAGAATACGTTAGCGGCGCTGGAACACGTGGCCACGCTCAAAAACATGGTGCAAAGCCACTTCAGCCGTCAGGCGCTGCGTAAGCACCTGCAGGATGCCTTGCCGGATTACATGGTGCCAGCAGCCTTTGTGACGCTTAAAGCGTTGCCGCTGACGCCGAACGGCAAGATAGACCGCAATGCGCTGGTCGCGCCGGATGAGATGTCGTTCGCCCGTCGCGCTTATGTGCCTCCTCAGGGGGAGATGGAAATCACGATGGCCGCTATCTGGGAAGAGCTGCTCGGCGTCGAGCGGGTCGGCCGTCAGGATCATTTCTTCGAGTTGGGAGGTTATTCGTTGTTAGCCGTGCGTTTGATTGAGCAGTTGCGCCGCAGGGGGCTGAGCATCGAGATACGCACGCTGTTTGATACACCGGTTCTGGCAGACATTGCGGCCAGAACCATTGAACTGGCGGAGACTCGACTGTGA
- the solG gene encoding solanimycin non-ribosomal peptide synthetase SolG — translation MSDFEQLLVTLEEAKISISLDNEDLVITSAKGALTSEIKSALREHKATMVHALRNGKRLSNAFEVVVPENKITPQTTAITPELLPLIDLTQKDIDHVVAQVPGGVSNIQDIYSLAPLQEGILFHHMLASKGDPYLQTGQMTFDSREKVDNYLAAVQKVVDRHDIMRTGFYWEGVSTPCQVVQRQATLHVLDVELDPADGPIAEQLAERFDPSHYSIDLAKPPLLHAFVAYDKRNDRWEMFRVLHHLIDDITSVLILSAEIHTFLAGRGHTLPPAQPFRRLIAQVRLGKSPQEHERYFRSTLGDIDEPTAPYGLVNMLDDFEIVEVNRKVPQRLNDSLRAHARRLGVSLGSICHLAWGQVLSCVSGQDSVVFGTILFGRMHAGDGADQIMGPFINTLPIRLDMQGASVEESVRTTHKRLAELLSHEHASLALALRCSGVNSSTPLFNTLFNYRHNRESESNSLDFVVPEADQWDGFEERTTYPITLSVDDYGNALGLNIQVVESLDPELLFAYTQQALENISTALDNAPTTPMQQIDILPAAERNLLLKEWNNTDKVYPAVAYTHQMFEEQVKRTPSATALRFGDRELSYAELNALSNQLAHHLHQQGVKPDDRVAICLDRSIEMVVGLMGIIKAGGAYVPLDPDYPQERLAYILQDSAPKLLLLDKRGREVTAELDTSGIVTLELDAASLADSALSKESLSPAELGLTSRNLAYVIYTSGSTGKPKGVENEHRGLINRLQWMQDAYQLDSSDAVLQKTTFSFDVSVWEFFWPLSVGATLVMAPPGAHKDTQALAEVIQANNITTMHFVPSMLNLFLANDSVAACRSLRRIVCSGEALSSASVARCYKLLPDTAVHNLYGPTEAAIDVTAWTCPKNLPETATVPIGRPIANLRIYLLDQHLRPVPRGVVGELYIGGVGVARGYLNRPDLTAERFVRDPFASNADARMYRTGDIARYLSDGDIEYLGRNDNQVKIRGFRIELGEIDAELLKQPSIGDAVVVARADAQGDLRLVAYVVLSAEGQADGLSTSDHIAQWRSSLAAQLPEYMVPAAFVTLEQLPLTANGKLDRKALPQPDDSSFSRRAYEAPQGDIEIAMAELWQELLGVERIGRHDNFFELGGHSLLAVQLMEHLRQRDLSTEIRALFDSPTLAELSARTIELDEMRL, via the coding sequence ATGAGCGATTTCGAACAATTACTGGTGACCCTGGAAGAGGCAAAGATCTCGATATCGCTGGATAACGAGGACCTGGTTATTACCTCAGCCAAAGGTGCGCTCACCAGCGAGATTAAGAGTGCGTTACGCGAGCACAAAGCCACTATGGTGCATGCGCTGCGTAATGGGAAACGCCTGTCAAACGCGTTTGAAGTGGTGGTTCCTGAAAACAAAATTACACCGCAGACCACGGCGATTACCCCTGAACTGCTGCCGCTTATCGATTTGACCCAAAAAGATATCGACCACGTGGTGGCACAGGTACCCGGCGGTGTGAGTAACATTCAGGATATCTACTCGCTGGCACCGTTGCAGGAAGGGATCCTGTTCCACCACATGCTGGCCAGCAAAGGCGACCCGTACCTGCAAACCGGGCAGATGACGTTTGATAGCCGTGAAAAAGTCGACAACTATCTTGCCGCGGTGCAAAAGGTTGTCGATCGCCACGATATCATGCGTACCGGTTTTTACTGGGAAGGGGTATCGACACCGTGCCAGGTGGTTCAGCGTCAGGCGACACTGCATGTGCTGGATGTGGAGTTGGATCCCGCCGATGGCCCGATCGCCGAACAGCTGGCTGAGCGCTTTGACCCCTCACACTACAGCATCGATCTGGCTAAACCGCCGTTGTTGCATGCGTTTGTCGCCTATGACAAGCGTAACGACCGCTGGGAAATGTTCCGTGTATTGCATCACCTGATCGATGACATTACCTCCGTGCTGATTCTCTCCGCCGAGATTCATACCTTCCTGGCGGGCCGTGGTCACACGCTGCCCCCGGCGCAGCCGTTCCGCCGCCTGATTGCACAGGTACGGCTTGGCAAGAGCCCGCAGGAACATGAACGCTATTTCCGCTCGACGCTGGGCGACATTGATGAACCTACCGCACCTTACGGCCTGGTCAACATGCTGGATGACTTCGAGATAGTCGAAGTTAACCGCAAAGTACCCCAGCGTTTGAACGACAGCCTGCGTGCGCATGCGCGTCGTCTGGGGGTGAGCCTCGGCAGTATCTGCCATCTGGCCTGGGGGCAAGTGTTGTCCTGCGTGAGCGGTCAGGATTCGGTGGTCTTCGGGACTATCCTGTTTGGCCGTATGCATGCCGGTGATGGCGCGGACCAGATCATGGGGCCGTTCATTAACACGCTGCCTATCCGCCTGGATATGCAAGGTGCCAGCGTTGAGGAAAGCGTGCGTACCACCCACAAACGGCTGGCGGAATTGCTGAGTCATGAGCATGCCTCGCTGGCGCTGGCTCTGCGTTGCAGTGGCGTGAACAGCTCTACGCCGCTGTTCAACACCTTGTTTAACTATCGCCATAACCGCGAGTCGGAAAGCAATTCGCTGGATTTCGTGGTGCCGGAAGCCGACCAGTGGGATGGGTTTGAAGAGCGCACCACCTACCCGATCACGCTGTCGGTGGATGACTACGGCAACGCGCTGGGCCTGAATATTCAGGTGGTGGAGTCGCTGGACCCGGAACTGCTGTTCGCTTACACGCAACAAGCGCTTGAAAACATCTCCACGGCACTGGATAACGCGCCCACTACGCCGATGCAGCAGATTGATATTTTGCCGGCCGCAGAACGCAACTTGCTGTTGAAAGAGTGGAATAACACCGACAAGGTTTACCCGGCGGTTGCCTATACCCACCAGATGTTTGAAGAGCAGGTGAAACGGACTCCCTCGGCGACGGCGCTGCGCTTTGGCGATCGTGAACTGAGCTATGCCGAACTGAACGCCCTGTCTAACCAACTGGCGCACCATTTGCACCAGCAAGGGGTGAAACCCGATGACCGCGTAGCGATTTGTCTGGACCGCAGCATCGAGATGGTCGTAGGCCTGATGGGGATTATCAAAGCCGGTGGTGCGTATGTACCGCTTGACCCCGATTACCCGCAGGAACGTCTTGCCTACATTTTGCAGGATTCCGCGCCGAAACTGTTGCTGCTCGACAAACGTGGTCGTGAAGTGACCGCTGAGCTTGATACCTCCGGTATCGTCACGCTGGAGCTGGATGCCGCGTCTTTGGCAGATTCTGCGTTGTCGAAGGAGTCGCTGTCGCCTGCTGAACTGGGCCTGACATCACGCAACCTTGCCTACGTGATTTACACCTCCGGCTCAACCGGTAAACCGAAAGGCGTAGAAAACGAACACCGTGGTCTGATCAACCGCTTGCAGTGGATGCAAGACGCCTATCAGCTCGACAGCAGCGATGCCGTATTGCAAAAAACCACCTTCAGCTTTGACGTATCGGTGTGGGAGTTCTTCTGGCCGCTTTCCGTTGGTGCAACGCTGGTCATGGCTCCTCCGGGCGCACACAAAGATACCCAGGCGCTGGCTGAGGTGATTCAGGCCAACAACATCACCACCATGCACTTTGTGCCGTCGATGCTGAACCTGTTCCTGGCAAACGACAGCGTGGCAGCCTGCCGTTCACTGCGCCGTATTGTGTGCAGCGGTGAGGCACTCAGTTCCGCCAGTGTGGCCCGTTGCTACAAACTGCTGCCGGACACGGCGGTACATAACCTGTACGGACCGACCGAAGCGGCGATCGACGTGACGGCGTGGACCTGTCCGAAAAACTTGCCTGAAACCGCCACCGTACCGATTGGCCGTCCTATCGCTAACCTGCGTATCTATTTGCTGGACCAGCACCTGCGTCCGGTACCGCGTGGCGTCGTCGGCGAGCTGTATATCGGTGGGGTCGGTGTCGCACGTGGGTACCTCAACCGTCCTGACCTGACGGCGGAACGCTTCGTGCGCGACCCGTTTGCCAGCAACGCCGATGCGCGGATGTACCGTACCGGTGATATCGCGCGTTATCTGTCGGACGGCGATATCGAGTACCTGGGTCGTAACGATAACCAGGTCAAGATTCGCGGTTTCCGTATCGAATTGGGCGAAATTGACGCGGAACTGCTCAAACAACCGTCTATCGGTGATGCCGTCGTCGTGGCCCGTGCGGATGCTCAGGGTGATCTGCGTCTGGTGGCCTACGTGGTGCTGAGCGCAGAAGGTCAGGCTGATGGGTTAAGCACCTCTGATCATATCGCCCAGTGGCGTAGCAGCCTGGCGGCTCAGTTGCCTGAATACATGGTGCCCGCGGCATTCGTCACGCTGGAGCAACTGCCGCTGACCGCCAATGGCAAGCTCGATCGCAAAGCGTTACCGCAGCCGGATGACTCGTCGTTCTCCCGTCGTGCTTATGAAGCCCCGCAGGGTGACATTGAAATCGCGATGGCGGAACTGTGGCAGGAACTGCTGGGTGTCGAACGCATCGGACGTCACGACAACTTCTTTGAGTTGGGTGGGCATTCACTGTTGGCGGTGCAACTGATGGAACACCTGCGCCAGCGCGATTTGAGCACCGAGATCCGTGCCCTGTTCGATAGCCCGACGTTGGCGGAACTGTCCGCTCGTACCATTGAACTCGACGAGATGAGATTATGA